The Streptomyces sp. ALI-76-A nucleotide sequence TGTGCCTGGCGTCCCGGACGTGCGCCAGGCGCGCGTGTCAGAAGGCCGACTCCGGTCGATCACGGACGACCACTGGTCCTGCATCGCTTCGCCGACCGTATCCGTGCCCGCCATGCCCAGGTTCATGTACTCGTGGAAGCCGGCCACAGCCGGCGCTCGATCCAGCGTCAGCTCCGTATGCCATCGCACCGTCGAACAACTCGCGGACGCGAACGTGCCGGAAGCCGCGCCGGATTTCAACTGCTCCGCAAGCGGGTTCTCCTCGCTCCGTGATCCGGTCAGTATCAGCCTCGGCACGGACATACGATCGGGGCGTGACGATCAACTACGAGTGGCGGGGCGACGTCGACAACGCCTCCCTCAACGCGCTCCATGCCGACGGCTTCGGCCACCCGGTCACTCAGGCCGACTGGCGAACGCGGCTGCAGCGCCACAGCCTCGGCTGGGTCTGCGCATGGAAAGGCGGCTCTCTGATCGGCTTCGTCAACGTCGTGTCGGACGGCGGAGCGCATGC carries:
- a CDS encoding GNAT family N-acetyltransferase translates to MTINYEWRGDVDNASLNALHADGFGHPVTQADWRTRLQRHSLGWVCAWKGGSLIGFVNVVSDGGAHAFLLDTVVAQHCRSRGVGAALVATAAEEARAAKCEWLHVDFEEHLRSFYFDACGFKETTAGLIAL